Proteins from a genomic interval of Rhizobium etli CFN 42:
- the hisS gene encoding histidine--tRNA ligase has product MNDKQKKPQKLKARLPRGFVDRAAGDIRAVNEMTAKIREVYEHYGFDPVETPLFEYTDALGKFLPDSDRPNEGVFSLQDDDEQWMSLRYDLTAPLARHVAENFNEIHLPYRTYRAGYVFRNEKPGPGRFRQFMQFDADTVGAPGVQADAEMCMMMADTLEALGIKRGDYVIRVNNRKVLDGVLEAIGLGGDDKAGQRLNVLRAIDKLDKFGPEGVALLLGPGRKDESGDFTKGAGLNQEQIDKVLFFVGIKDYAESAGRLAELVAGASKGAEGVEELNFIGALVASAGYGSDRIKIDPSVVRGLEYYTGPVYEAELLFDVTNEKGEKVVFGSVGGGGRYDGLVSRFMGQPVPATGFSIGVSRLMTALKNLGKLGASEVIEPVLVTVMDGDVEAMGRYQKMTQDLRAAGIRAEMFQGNWKKFGNQLKYADRRGCPVAIIQGGDERAEGVVQIKDLIEGKRLAGEIEDNASWREARVAQETVPEADLVAKVREILAAHAGDRKRAGGDV; this is encoded by the coding sequence ATGAACGACAAGCAGAAGAAACCGCAAAAGCTCAAGGCCCGCCTGCCGCGCGGCTTCGTCGACCGGGCTGCCGGCGATATCCGTGCCGTCAACGAGATGACGGCGAAGATCCGGGAAGTCTATGAGCATTATGGTTTCGATCCCGTGGAAACGCCGCTGTTCGAATATACCGATGCGCTCGGCAAGTTCCTGCCCGACAGCGACCGGCCGAACGAGGGCGTCTTCTCGCTGCAGGACGACGACGAGCAATGGATGTCGCTGCGTTACGACCTGACGGCGCCGCTCGCCCGCCATGTCGCCGAGAATTTCAACGAGATCCATCTCCCCTATCGCACCTACCGCGCCGGCTACGTCTTCCGCAACGAGAAGCCGGGCCCCGGCCGTTTCCGTCAATTCATGCAGTTCGATGCCGATACGGTCGGGGCGCCCGGCGTTCAGGCCGACGCCGAAATGTGCATGATGATGGCCGATACGCTTGAAGCCCTCGGCATCAAGCGCGGCGACTATGTCATCCGCGTCAACAACCGCAAGGTCCTGGACGGCGTGCTGGAGGCGATCGGCCTCGGTGGCGACGACAAGGCGGGCCAGCGGCTCAACGTGCTACGCGCCATCGACAAGCTCGACAAGTTCGGCCCGGAAGGCGTGGCCCTGCTGCTCGGTCCCGGCCGCAAGGATGAATCCGGCGACTTCACCAAGGGCGCCGGCCTCAACCAGGAACAGATCGACAAGGTTCTGTTCTTCGTCGGCATCAAGGATTACGCCGAAAGCGCCGGCCGCCTCGCCGAACTCGTCGCCGGCGCGTCGAAAGGCGCCGAAGGCGTCGAGGAGCTGAATTTCATTGGTGCGCTGGTTGCGAGTGCCGGTTATGGTTCCGACCGCATCAAGATCGATCCGTCGGTCGTGCGCGGCCTCGAATATTATACCGGCCCGGTCTATGAGGCGGAGCTTCTTTTCGACGTCACCAACGAGAAGGGCGAGAAGGTCGTCTTCGGCTCGGTCGGCGGCGGCGGCCGTTATGACGGCCTGGTCTCGCGCTTCATGGGCCAGCCGGTGCCGGCGACCGGCTTTTCGATCGGCGTCTCAAGACTGATGACGGCGCTCAAGAACCTCGGCAAGCTCGGGGCGAGCGAAGTGATCGAGCCGGTGCTGGTGACCGTCATGGATGGCGACGTCGAGGCGATGGGCCGCTATCAGAAGATGACCCAGGATCTGCGAGCCGCCGGCATCCGCGCCGAGATGTTCCAGGGCAACTGGAAGAAGTTCGGCAACCAGCTGAAATACGCCGATCGCCGCGGCTGCCCCGTCGCTATCATCCAGGGCGGCGACGAGCGCGCTGAGGGCGTCGTGCAGATCAAGGACCTGATCGAGGGCAAGCGGCTTGCCGGCGAGATCGAGGACAATGCCAGCTGGCGCGAAGCCCGCGTGGCGCAGGAAACCGTGCCGGAAGCCGACCTCGTCGCCAAGGTGAGGGAGATCCTTGCCGCGCACGCGGGCGATCGGAAGAGGGCGGGCGGCGATGTCTGA
- a CDS encoding ATP phosphoribosyltransferase regulatory subunit: MPLINLPEFATELLSEFDARNAERIDTPVIQPAEPFLDIAGEDLRRRIFMTESETGASLCLRPEFTIPVCLRHIETATGTPKRYAYLGEVFRQRRDGANEFYQAGIEDLGDINIPSADARAIGDATGILARLLPGRRLSVTLGDQAVFEAVVQALGLPLGWQKRLIHAFGNMTQLEALLAGLVSPQFVTGLDDDIARLIASGDEQALIAHIEQEMQATGYSTNASRSPLEIARRLKEKLILSETRLDDAAFHVLEEFLSLHVPLVNASAALAGFADAAGLKLGNALSRFNGRVGALADAGVDLSCLDYRAAFGRPLDYYTGLVFEVTVEGSSAVLAGGGRFDRLLTFLGAMDRIPAVGFSFWLDRIETERAAA; the protein is encoded by the coding sequence ATGCCCCTGATCAACCTCCCCGAATTTGCTACTGAGCTGCTTTCCGAATTCGACGCCCGCAACGCCGAGCGCATCGATACGCCTGTCATTCAGCCGGCCGAGCCCTTCCTCGATATTGCCGGCGAGGATCTGCGTCGGCGTATCTTCATGACCGAGAGCGAAACCGGGGCCAGCCTCTGCCTGCGTCCCGAATTCACCATCCCCGTCTGTCTGCGCCACATCGAAACCGCGACCGGCACGCCCAAGCGTTACGCCTATCTCGGCGAGGTCTTCCGCCAGCGCCGCGACGGGGCCAATGAATTTTATCAGGCCGGCATCGAGGATCTCGGCGATATCAACATACCAAGCGCCGACGCCCGCGCAATCGGCGATGCCACCGGCATTCTCGCCCGCCTGCTGCCGGGCCGGCGCCTGTCGGTGACGTTGGGCGACCAGGCGGTGTTCGAGGCGGTCGTCCAGGCGCTCGGCCTGCCGCTCGGCTGGCAGAAGCGGCTGATCCATGCCTTCGGCAATATGACGCAGCTGGAAGCGCTGCTGGCCGGTCTCGTCAGTCCGCAATTCGTCACCGGGCTGGATGACGATATCGCCAGGCTTATCGCATCAGGCGACGAACAGGCGCTGATCGCCCATATCGAGCAGGAAATGCAGGCGACCGGCTATTCGACCAATGCCAGCCGCTCGCCGCTGGAGATCGCCCGGCGGCTCAAGGAAAAGCTCATCCTGTCCGAAACGCGTCTCGACGATGCGGCCTTCCATGTACTGGAAGAGTTCCTGTCGCTGCACGTGCCGCTCGTCAATGCGTCGGCGGCGCTCGCCGGTTTTGCCGATGCTGCCGGCTTGAAGCTCGGCAATGCGCTGTCGCGTTTCAATGGTCGCGTCGGCGCCCTCGCCGATGCCGGCGTCGATCTGTCCTGCCTTGATTATCGCGCCGCTTTCGGGCGTCCGCTCGATTATTACACCGGCCTCGTCTTCGAGGTGACGGTGGAAGGCTCGAGCGCGGTTCTGGCCGGCGGCGGCCGCTTCGACCGGCTGTTGACCTTCCTTGGCGCCATGGACCGCATTCCGGCTGTCGGCTTCTCCTTCTGGCTCGACCGCATCGAAACCGAAAGGGCAGCCGCATGA
- the hisG gene encoding ATP phosphoribosyltransferase gives MTITIALPSKGRMKDDASAIFERAGMTITAVGNDRSYRGRVEGWDDVEVAFLSASEISRELGNGTVDFGVTGEDLMREGFAEVDKRVEFCARLGFGHADVVVAVPEIWLDVDTMADLGDVAADFRARHSRRLAIATKYWRLTQQFFSSQHGIQLYRIVESLGATEGAPAAGSADIIVDITSTGSTLRANHLKVLQDGVILHSQACLVRARKESHADEPVVQAIIDAVRAAL, from the coding sequence ATGACCATCACCATTGCGCTTCCCTCCAAGGGCCGGATGAAGGATGACGCTTCGGCGATCTTCGAGCGGGCGGGCATGACGATAACGGCCGTCGGCAACGACCGCTCCTATCGCGGCCGCGTCGAAGGCTGGGACGATGTCGAGGTGGCCTTCCTTTCGGCCTCCGAAATCTCCCGTGAACTCGGCAACGGCACCGTCGATTTCGGCGTCACCGGCGAGGATCTGATGCGGGAAGGCTTTGCCGAGGTCGACAAGCGCGTCGAATTCTGTGCCCGTCTCGGCTTCGGCCATGCCGATGTCGTCGTCGCGGTGCCCGAGATCTGGCTCGATGTCGACACCATGGCCGATCTCGGCGATGTCGCCGCCGATTTCCGCGCCCGCCACTCCAGGCGCTTAGCCATCGCCACCAAATATTGGCGCCTGACCCAGCAGTTCTTTTCGAGCCAGCACGGCATCCAGCTTTATCGCATTGTCGAAAGCCTCGGTGCCACCGAGGGCGCGCCGGCCGCCGGCTCGGCCGATATCATTGTTGATATCACCTCTACCGGCTCGACGCTGCGCGCCAACCATCTGAAGGTGCTTCAGGACGGCGTCATCCTGCATTCGCAGGCCTGCCTTGTGCGCGCCCGCAAGGAAAGCCATGCCGATGAACCCGTCGTGCAGGCGATTATCGACGCGGTGCGCGCCGCTCTCTGA
- a CDS encoding DoxX family protein — translation MSNNVLILIARVLLSFMFIFAGFGKITDPASTAGMIAGAGLPAATALTYLAGLFELAAGLAVLVGFQVRIVGWLLAVFCVFTGFVFHFSAINVPDFPAAANAWLSGLNFVNFLKNITLAGAYIMLATIGAGAYSLDARRGAYAAA, via the coding sequence ATGTCGAACAACGTCCTCATCCTGATTGCCCGCGTCCTGCTTTCCTTCATGTTTATCTTCGCCGGCTTCGGCAAGATCACCGATCCGGCTTCCACCGCCGGCATGATCGCCGGCGCCGGCCTTCCGGCCGCTACCGCGCTCACCTATCTTGCCGGCCTCTTCGAACTTGCAGCCGGCCTTGCCGTTCTCGTCGGCTTCCAGGTGCGCATCGTCGGCTGGCTGCTTGCCGTCTTCTGCGTCTTCACCGGCTTCGTCTTCCACTTCTCGGCGATCAACGTTCCGGATTTCCCGGCTGCCGCCAACGCCTGGCTCAGCGGCCTGAACTTCGTCAACTTCCTGAAAAACATCACGCTGGCCGGCGCCTATATCATGCTCGCCACCATTGGCGCAGGCGCCTACTCGCTCGACGCCCGCCGTGGTGCCTACGCTGCCGCCTGA
- a CDS encoding glutathione binding-like protein, which translates to MADLSAFPITKRWPAKNPDIIQLYSLQTPNGVKVSVALEELGLAYEPHYISFAANEQKSPEFESLNPNGRIPAIIDPNGPDGKPIGLFESGAILLYLAEKIGRLIPADAAGRYECIQWVFFQMAGIGPMLGQFGHFYKSAADKVANNSYPVERYRDESKRLLGVLEGRLKGRQWIMGDQYTIADITTFTWVRGADIFYGGREILEYAKFPAVSDWLERCITRPASARGLNIPVKPE; encoded by the coding sequence ATGGCAGATCTTTCCGCTTTCCCGATCACGAAGCGCTGGCCGGCGAAAAATCCCGACATCATCCAACTCTATTCGCTGCAGACGCCGAACGGGGTCAAGGTATCCGTCGCCCTCGAAGAGCTCGGACTCGCCTATGAGCCGCATTATATTTCCTTCGCCGCCAACGAACAGAAGTCGCCGGAATTCGAATCCCTCAATCCGAACGGCCGTATTCCGGCGATCATTGATCCGAACGGGCCGGATGGTAAACCGATCGGCCTGTTCGAATCCGGCGCCATCCTGCTCTATCTCGCGGAAAAGATCGGGAGGCTCATCCCCGCCGATGCCGCCGGCCGCTATGAATGCATTCAATGGGTGTTTTTCCAGATGGCGGGCATCGGCCCGATGCTCGGTCAGTTCGGCCATTTCTACAAATCCGCCGCCGACAAGGTTGCCAACAATTCCTATCCGGTGGAGCGCTACCGCGACGAATCCAAACGGCTGCTCGGCGTGCTCGAAGGCCGCCTGAAGGGTCGTCAATGGATCATGGGCGATCAATATACGATCGCCGACATCACCACTTTCACCTGGGTTCGCGGCGCCGACATCTTCTATGGCGGCCGTGAGATTCTCGAATATGCGAAATTCCCCGCCGTCTCCGATTGGCTGGAGCGCTGCATCACCCGTCCGGCCAGCGCCAGGGGGCTCAATATTCCGGTCAAGCCGGAATAG
- the groL gene encoding chaperonin GroEL (60 kDa chaperone family; promotes refolding of misfolded polypeptides especially under stressful conditions; forms two stacked rings of heptamers to form a barrel-shaped 14mer; ends can be capped by GroES; misfolded proteins enter the barrel where they are refolded when GroES binds): MAAKEIKFGRTAREKMLRGVDILADAVKVTLGPKGRNVIIDKSFGAPRITKDGVSVAKEIELEDKFENMGAQMVREVASKTNDIAGDGTTTATVLAQAIVREGAKAVAAGMNPMDLKRGIDLAVAEVVKDLQAKAKKINTSEEVAQVGTISANGERQVGLDIAEAMQKVGNEGVITVEEAKTAETELEVVEGMQFDRGYLSPYFVTNPEKMIADLEDVFILLHEKKLSNLQSMLPVLEAVVQTGKPLLIIAEDVEGEALATLVVNKLRGGLKIAAVKAPGFGDRRKAMLEDIAILTGGTVISEDLGIKLESVTLDMLGRAKKVSISKENTTIVDGSGAKSDIEGRVAQIKAQIEETTSDYDREKLQERLAKLAGGVAVIRVGGSTEVEVKEKKDRIDDALNATRAAVQEGIVPGGGVALLRSSVKISAKGVNDDQEAGINIVRRALQAPARQIAENAGDEASIVVGKILDKDQDNYGYNAQTGEYGDMIGMGIIDPVKVVRTALQDAASVASLLITTEAMIAELPKKDAPAMPGGMGGMGGMDMM, translated from the coding sequence ATGGCAGCTAAAGAAATCAAGTTTGGCCGCACCGCGCGCGAAAAGATGCTGCGCGGCGTCGACATTCTCGCCGATGCAGTCAAGGTCACGCTCGGCCCGAAGGGTCGTAACGTCATCATCGACAAGTCCTTCGGCGCGCCGCGCATCACCAAGGACGGCGTTTCGGTCGCCAAGGAAATCGAACTCGAAGACAAGTTCGAAAACATGGGCGCCCAGATGGTCCGCGAAGTTGCTTCGAAGACCAACGACATCGCCGGCGACGGCACCACGACTGCAACCGTTCTTGCCCAGGCGATCGTTCGCGAAGGCGCCAAGGCCGTTGCCGCCGGCATGAACCCGATGGACCTGAAGCGCGGCATCGATCTCGCCGTCGCCGAAGTCGTCAAGGATCTCCAGGCCAAGGCCAAGAAGATCAACACCTCGGAAGAAGTCGCCCAGGTCGGCACGATCTCGGCAAACGGCGAGCGTCAGGTCGGTCTCGACATCGCTGAAGCCATGCAGAAGGTCGGCAACGAAGGCGTCATCACCGTTGAAGAAGCCAAGACCGCCGAGACCGAACTCGAAGTCGTCGAAGGCATGCAGTTCGACCGCGGCTACCTCAGCCCCTACTTCGTCACCAACCCGGAAAAGATGATCGCCGACCTCGAAGACGTCTTCATTCTCCTCCACGAGAAGAAGCTCTCGAACCTGCAGTCTATGCTCCCGGTTCTCGAAGCCGTCGTCCAGACCGGCAAGCCGCTCCTCATCATCGCTGAAGACGTCGAAGGCGAAGCGCTTGCAACGCTCGTCGTCAACAAGCTGCGCGGCGGCCTCAAGATCGCTGCCGTCAAGGCTCCTGGCTTCGGCGACCGCCGCAAGGCCATGCTTGAAGACATCGCCATCCTGACGGGCGGCACTGTCATCTCCGAAGACCTCGGCATCAAGCTCGAGAGCGTCACGCTCGACATGCTCGGCCGTGCCAAGAAGGTTTCGATCTCCAAGGAAAACACCACGATCGTCGACGGTTCGGGCGCCAAGTCCGACATCGAAGGCCGTGTTGCCCAGATCAAGGCCCAGATTGAAGAAACCACCTCCGACTACGACCGCGAGAAGCTGCAGGAACGCCTTGCCAAGCTCGCCGGCGGCGTTGCCGTCATCCGCGTCGGCGGCTCGACGGAAGTCGAAGTGAAGGAAAAGAAGGACCGCATCGACGACGCCCTCAACGCGACGCGCGCTGCCGTTCAGGAAGGCATCGTACCGGGCGGCGGCGTTGCCCTGCTCCGTTCTTCCGTCAAGATCTCGGCCAAGGGCGTCAACGACGACCAGGAAGCCGGCATCAACATCGTTCGCCGCGCTCTGCAGGCTCCGGCCCGCCAGATCGCTGAGAACGCTGGCGACGAAGCCTCGATCGTTGTCGGCAAGATCCTCGACAAGGATCAGGACAACTACGGCTACAACGCTCAGACCGGCGAATATGGCGACATGATCGGCATGGGCATCATCGACCCGGTCAAGGTCGTTCGCACCGCCCTGCAGGATGCCGCTTCCGTTGCATCGCTGCTGATCACCACCGAAGCCATGATCGCCGAGCTGCCGAAGAAGGACGCTCCGGCTATGCCGGGCGGCATGGGCGGCATGGGCGGTATGGACATGATGTGA
- the groES gene encoding co-chaperone GroES, whose protein sequence is MASTNFRPLHDRVVVRRVESEEKTKGGIIIPDTAKEKPQEGEIVAVGSGARDESGKVVALDVKAGDRVLFGKWSGTEVKINGEDLLIMKEADIMGIIG, encoded by the coding sequence ATGGCAAGCACCAATTTCCGTCCGCTTCACGACCGCGTCGTCGTTCGTCGCGTCGAGTCCGAAGAGAAGACCAAGGGCGGGATCATCATTCCCGACACCGCTAAGGAAAAGCCGCAGGAAGGCGAAATCGTCGCCGTCGGTTCCGGCGCGCGTGACGAGTCCGGCAAGGTCGTCGCACTCGACGTCAAGGCTGGCGACCGCGTTCTGTTCGGCAAGTGGTCCGGCACCGAAGTCAAGATCAACGGCGAAGACCTTCTGATCATGAAGGAAGCCGACATCATGGGCATCATCGGCTGA
- a CDS encoding TIGR01459 family HAD-type hydrolase — protein MAKRIEKFSQITDRYDVVLCDVWGVVHNGVDPFPKAAAALQAARESGLAVVLITNSPRLSWQVVEQLRHIGVPDGAYDRIVTSGDVTRGLISEGPKTVFLLGPERDKALLEGIGVERRPAGEAQSLVCTGFFDDETEKPEDYTDMLLDFQARDVPMICANPDLVVERGHRIIPCAGAMAAYYEQLGGKTRIAGKPHRPIYEATLAAARELRGDVPTERVLAIGDGMPTDVRGALNFGLDLLYISGGIHAKEYTLNGETDEAILNAYLEREKAAPKWWMPRLA, from the coding sequence ATGGCCAAGCGGATAGAAAAGTTCTCGCAGATAACAGATCGTTACGATGTGGTGCTCTGCGATGTCTGGGGCGTCGTTCACAACGGCGTCGATCCGTTTCCGAAGGCGGCTGCCGCCCTTCAGGCGGCGCGCGAGAGCGGTCTTGCCGTCGTGCTGATCACCAATTCGCCGCGCCTTTCCTGGCAGGTGGTGGAGCAACTACGCCATATCGGCGTTCCCGACGGCGCCTATGACAGGATCGTCACCTCGGGCGACGTCACCCGCGGGCTGATTTCCGAAGGACCGAAGACGGTCTTCCTGCTCGGCCCCGAGCGCGACAAGGCGCTCCTCGAAGGCATCGGCGTTGAGCGCCGGCCGGCCGGCGAGGCGCAGTCGCTCGTCTGCACCGGCTTTTTCGACGACGAAACCGAGAAGCCCGAGGACTACACCGACATGCTTCTGGATTTCCAGGCACGCGACGTGCCGATGATCTGCGCCAATCCCGACCTCGTCGTCGAGCGCGGCCATCGCATCATCCCCTGCGCCGGCGCCATGGCCGCCTATTACGAGCAGCTCGGCGGCAAGACCCGCATCGCCGGCAAGCCGCACAGGCCGATCTACGAGGCGACGCTGGCGGCTGCCCGAGAGCTTCGCGGCGATGTCCCCACCGAGCGCGTGCTGGCGATCGGCGATGGCATGCCGACCGATGTGCGTGGCGCCTTGAATTTCGGCCTCGACCTCCTCTACATCAGCGGTGGCATCCACGCCAAGGAATATACCCTCAACGGCGAGACCGACGAGGCGATCCTCAATGCCTATCTCGAACGGGAAAAGGCGGCGCCGAAGTGGTGGATGCCGCGCCTTGCATGA
- a CDS encoding bifunctional riboflavin kinase/FAD synthetase — MTVFHRNETRDPLPAHLRGGVIAIGNFDGVHRGHRSVLNRALEIARARSIPALVLTFEPHPRTVFRPQTPVFRLTPAPLKARILETLGFNAVIEYPFDYEFSQRSADDFIHSILKDWLGASEVVTGFDFHFGRNREGGPAFLMNAGQTYGFGVTLIDAFRDENADVVSSSHIRALLKEGEVSEVAGMLGYHYTVEAEVIDGEKLGRQLGFPTANMRLPPEAELAAGIYAVRFRRQDGTLHDAVASYGRRPTVTENGAPLLETFLFDFSGDLYGQLCAVSFFGFLRPELKFDGLDPLVAQIRRDEEEARALLAGVKPLGELDRKLCFS, encoded by the coding sequence ATGACCGTCTTCCACCGCAATGAAACCCGAGATCCCTTGCCCGCCCATCTCAGAGGCGGGGTGATCGCCATCGGCAATTTCGACGGTGTGCATCGCGGCCATCGATCGGTACTGAACCGAGCGCTTGAGATCGCAAGGGCGCGCAGCATTCCCGCTCTCGTGCTGACCTTCGAGCCGCATCCGCGCACAGTCTTCCGACCGCAGACGCCGGTGTTTCGCCTCACACCCGCGCCGCTCAAGGCCCGCATCCTGGAAACGCTGGGATTCAACGCCGTCATCGAATATCCCTTCGACTATGAATTCTCGCAGCGCTCCGCCGATGATTTCATTCATTCGATCCTGAAGGACTGGCTCGGCGCCTCCGAAGTCGTCACCGGTTTCGATTTTCATTTCGGCCGCAACCGCGAAGGCGGCCCCGCCTTCCTGATGAATGCCGGCCAGACCTACGGCTTCGGCGTCACCCTGATCGATGCGTTCCGCGACGAAAACGCCGACGTCGTCTCGTCGAGCCATATCCGCGCGTTGCTGAAGGAGGGTGAGGTCAGCGAAGTCGCCGGCATGCTCGGTTACCACTATACGGTCGAGGCCGAGGTAATCGACGGCGAAAAACTCGGCCGGCAGCTTGGCTTCCCCACCGCCAACATGCGCCTGCCGCCGGAGGCCGAGCTTGCGGCCGGCATCTACGCCGTCCGCTTCCGCCGCCAGGACGGAACGCTCCACGATGCGGTCGCAAGCTACGGCCGCCGCCCGACGGTGACGGAAAACGGCGCGCCGCTGCTCGAAACCTTTCTGTTCGATTTCAGCGGCGATCTCTACGGCCAGCTCTGCGCCGTCTCCTTCTTCGGTTTTCTCCGACCCGAACTGAAATTCGATGGTCTGGATCCGCTCGTCGCCCAGATCAGACGCGACGAGGAAGAGGCGAGGGCGCTGCTGGCGGGTGTCAAGCCGCTCGGCGAACTCGACCGGAAGCTTTGCTTTTCCTGA